A portion of the Acidisoma sp. PAMC 29798 genome contains these proteins:
- a CDS encoding class I SAM-dependent methyltransferase — translation MADQRPSFLWAEEASARIDLNQDCPTCGNAAAKTAICLSVPGAVPPWCLLGCSACGCGFYDDQSIPDYGAPDLIGSTAYYLQQGMGVAMSAGVLARIRKPPGASYVEIGCGFGLALDMAVHAMGWVGRGMDPAAQAAVGRDLLGLDIDLAYFDPTTVADASCDIVMASEVLEHLPAPVPFLREIRRGLKADGVVVVTTPDVGALHPPIDKRALTATLSVGLHVILHSAASLEWALREAGFAHVRVQSVEWQLIGFGSSAPLDLREDDEDTHQIVTRYLADRAQARIPPDDLYFGYAGRALFEAGRIMDWTTAERVWSKLDPALRERYGISVDEITAPPPGSEAAPFEELATIMPFNLAPIMLARAYQRLAAGVSRSALRPRFAAIRAVCAPIWAALSRHNLGDGLTEQILWLAQTEEVLCAAYAGCAEVVPMMSAVPESPRGVGLHALQARTVVTLMNMERPYLASVIARRAGLSHARRPGDLSLPNRMKAYLYEQSYRLRQMLRA, via the coding sequence ATGGCTGACCAACGGCCAAGCTTTCTGTGGGCAGAGGAAGCGAGCGCGCGCATCGACCTCAACCAAGATTGCCCGACCTGTGGCAATGCCGCCGCCAAGACCGCGATCTGCCTTTCCGTGCCGGGCGCGGTGCCGCCTTGGTGTCTGCTCGGCTGCAGCGCCTGTGGCTGCGGCTTTTACGATGATCAATCCATCCCTGATTACGGCGCGCCAGACCTCATCGGGTCGACCGCCTATTACCTTCAGCAGGGCATGGGTGTGGCCATGTCAGCGGGGGTGCTCGCCCGTATTCGAAAGCCGCCCGGCGCCTCTTATGTCGAAATCGGTTGCGGCTTCGGCCTCGCGCTCGATATGGCGGTGCATGCCATGGGCTGGGTTGGCAGGGGCATGGATCCTGCCGCGCAGGCGGCCGTGGGGCGGGATCTGCTCGGCCTTGACATCGATCTCGCCTATTTCGACCCGACCACCGTGGCCGATGCAAGCTGCGACATCGTCATGGCCAGCGAGGTGCTGGAGCATCTGCCGGCGCCTGTGCCCTTCCTGCGCGAGATCCGTCGCGGCTTGAAAGCGGATGGCGTGGTGGTCGTCACGACCCCCGATGTCGGCGCGCTGCATCCGCCGATCGACAAGCGCGCACTGACCGCCACTCTGTCAGTCGGGCTTCACGTCATTCTTCACAGCGCCGCAAGCCTGGAATGGGCGCTGCGGGAAGCGGGCTTTGCCCATGTCAGGGTACAGTCCGTCGAATGGCAGTTGATCGGCTTCGGCTCGTCCGCTCCGCTCGATCTGCGGGAGGATGATGAGGACACGCACCAAATCGTGACCAGGTATCTGGCGGACCGCGCACAGGCGCGAATCCCGCCGGATGACCTCTATTTCGGCTATGCTGGGCGCGCCCTCTTCGAAGCCGGGCGTATCATGGACTGGACAACCGCAGAGCGAGTGTGGTCGAAGCTCGACCCCGCGCTTCGCGAACGATACGGCATCAGCGTGGACGAGATCACCGCGCCGCCGCCCGGGTCGGAGGCCGCGCCGTTCGAGGAACTGGCGACCATTATGCCATTCAACCTGGCGCCCATTATGTTGGCGCGGGCTTATCAGCGCCTCGCCGCTGGCGTCTCTCGCTCCGCTCTCCGTCCGCGCTTCGCGGCGATCCGTGCAGTGTGCGCGCCCATTTGGGCGGCACTGTCGCGGCACAATCTTGGCGATGGCCTCACCGAGCAGATTCTGTGGCTTGCTCAAACCGAGGAGGTCCTGTGTGCTGCCTATGCCGGCTGCGCGGAGGTGGTGCCCATGATGAGCGCCGTGCCGGAATCGCCGCGGGGTGTCGGCCTTCATGCGCTCCAGGCCCGGACGGTTGTGACCTTGATGAATATGGAACGCCCCTATCTCGCCTCCGTCATCGCCCGGCGCGCTGGACTCTCCCATGCGCGTAGGCCCGGTGATCTCTCTTTGCCGAATCGCATGAAGGCCTATCTGTATGAGCAGTCCTATCGGTTAAGGCAGATGCTTCGTGCTTGA
- a CDS encoding rhamnan synthesis F family protein, with product MLDDTPIRTVFGEPITWALLVRRFRHSKNRWLAARQLMRHLVRAVLARGLGISRPFRGVGREIWVQVVMAVNYPLGWLRSPHQIVERWEAPDRPLSEKVVLFVHFDANGRVIPATREFLQSLCAAGLSVVFVTNSEHILDEDKAFLRNHCSAILIRHNIGYDFGAWRDALDTLQLPRPQTRAIYMVNDSVYGPFGDLGSVLAGVDFKRADLWGLTESWQHQYHLQSFFLACGEGAIRSRAWRRFWRSVRPVPCKDWIIRHCEIGFTSALSRGGIRPAALFPQSALLDEAEIERLEAVLKDGQAQHGANERLQAQATHAHRILRSARLGKQDLNPSIDLWRQLLCAGYPFVKRELLLANPSKVTDVFDWESVVSHRLHADPQPLAAQIRLSLGDRLPVVWNSPTDEPYYAKVEQD from the coding sequence GTGCTTGATGACACCCCGATCCGAACGGTCTTTGGAGAGCCGATCACCTGGGCCCTGCTAGTCAGGCGGTTCCGGCATTCGAAGAACCGTTGGCTTGCGGCCAGACAGCTCATGCGCCATCTGGTGCGCGCGGTCCTCGCGCGTGGCCTCGGCATCAGCCGACCGTTTCGGGGCGTCGGCCGCGAGATTTGGGTGCAGGTCGTGATGGCGGTCAACTATCCGCTCGGCTGGCTAAGGTCCCCGCATCAGATTGTGGAGCGATGGGAAGCGCCGGATCGTCCGTTAAGCGAAAAAGTCGTGCTTTTCGTGCATTTCGACGCGAATGGGCGCGTGATCCCAGCGACCCGAGAGTTCCTGCAGAGCCTTTGCGCGGCGGGACTGTCCGTCGTCTTCGTGACCAACTCGGAACATATCCTTGATGAGGATAAGGCGTTTCTGCGCAACCATTGCAGCGCCATCCTGATCCGCCACAACATCGGCTACGACTTCGGCGCATGGCGCGATGCGCTCGATACCTTGCAGCTTCCCCGCCCACAGACCCGCGCCATCTATATGGTCAATGACAGCGTCTATGGCCCCTTCGGTGACCTTGGCTCGGTGCTGGCAGGCGTGGATTTCAAGCGCGCCGATCTTTGGGGCCTGACCGAGAGTTGGCAGCACCAGTATCATTTGCAGTCGTTTTTTCTTGCCTGTGGTGAAGGCGCCATCAGAAGCCGCGCCTGGCGGCGGTTCTGGCGCTCCGTGCGGCCGGTGCCGTGCAAGGATTGGATTATCCGGCACTGCGAAATCGGCTTCACCAGCGCCCTCAGCCGCGGGGGCATCCGGCCTGCGGCGCTCTTTCCGCAATCGGCCCTTCTTGATGAGGCGGAGATCGAACGATTGGAAGCCGTGCTGAAGGACGGTCAAGCCCAACACGGCGCCAATGAGCGCCTCCAGGCTCAAGCTACGCATGCGCATCGCATTCTGCGTTCGGCCCGGCTCGGCAAACAGGATCTCAACCCGTCGATCGATTTATGGCGGCAATTGCTGTGCGCGGGATACCCGTTCGTGAAGCGCGAGTTGCTGCTCGCCAATCCCAGCAAGGTCACCGATGTCTTCGACTGGGAAAGCGTCGTTTCGCATCGCTTGCATGCGGACCCGCAACCTCTCGCGGCGCAGATCCGCCTGTCTCTCGGCGATCGCTTGCCCGTGGTGTGGAATTCACCGACCGATGAACCCTATTACGCCAAGGTCGAGCAGGACTGA
- the pgsA gene encoding CDP-diacylglycerol--glycerol-3-phosphate 3-phosphatidyltransferase, whose amino-acid sequence MLTDLPNVLTLSRVAAIPVLIVLASLRTPVGDLAACLVFAAAAITDYLDGRLARSRQQFSDLGRMLDPIADKLLVGAVLIMLAGDGRLGAWGLYPAIVIMLREILVSGLREFLAEIRVGLPVTRLAKWKTGVQMGALGMLLAGNSTAALLHISWLPVWLLGTILLWISALLTIVTGWDYLVAGLRHADGSARRKSGGEAPKIHVS is encoded by the coding sequence ATGCTCACAGATCTGCCCAATGTCCTGACCTTGTCCCGCGTGGCCGCGATCCCGGTGCTGATCGTGCTCGCCTCCTTGCGCACGCCGGTTGGGGATCTTGCCGCCTGCCTCGTGTTCGCGGCGGCCGCGATTACCGACTACCTTGACGGCCGGCTGGCGCGCTCGCGCCAGCAGTTCTCCGACCTCGGTCGGATGCTGGACCCGATCGCCGACAAGCTGTTGGTGGGCGCTGTTCTGATCATGCTGGCGGGGGACGGGCGGCTCGGCGCCTGGGGTCTTTATCCGGCCATCGTCATCATGCTGCGCGAAATCCTGGTCAGCGGGCTGCGCGAATTTCTGGCCGAGATAAGGGTGGGTCTGCCGGTCACGCGCCTCGCCAAATGGAAGACTGGGGTGCAGATGGGGGCGCTGGGTATGCTGCTGGCGGGCAATTCCACCGCGGCACTGCTTCATATCTCCTGGCTGCCGGTCTGGCTTCTGGGCACCATCCTGCTGTGGATTTCCGCCTTGCTGACAATCGTCACGGGCTGGGATTATCTCGTGGCCGGGCTGCGCCATGCAGATGGCAGCGCCCGCCGCAAGAGCGGTGGCGAGGCTCCGAAGATACACGTTTCTTGA
- a CDS encoding twin-arginine translocase TatA/TatE family subunit, which yields MGSLSIWHWLIVILVLLLLFGSGKVSHLMGDFAKGIKSFKKNMADENEGDASMASDKPSTLSAPGTDVPPTTTVRPTTTVHTQG from the coding sequence ATGGGCTCGTTGAGCATCTGGCATTGGTTGATCGTCATTCTGGTGCTTCTGCTGCTGTTTGGCAGCGGCAAGGTTAGCCATTTGATGGGCGACTTCGCCAAGGGGATCAAATCCTTCAAGAAGAATATGGCGGACGAGAACGAGGGCGACGCATCGATGGCGTCCGACAAACCGTCGACACTCTCGGCCCCCGGCACGGACGTGCCGCCGACCACGACGGTTCGCCCGACCACGACGGTCCACACGCAGGGCTGA
- a CDS encoding molybdenum cofactor biosynthesis protein MoaE, with product MAVITVGPKDFDPTVEMDALLAGDGDVGGIASFLGIVRRGRARPIDAMTLEHYPGMTERAIARMAAEAETRWPLDGCRIIHRTGRIPVGGRIVLVMTASRHRQAALESTAFLIDWLKVGAPFWKQEHFAEGASHWVEARGADDAAAERWTAR from the coding sequence ATGGCGGTGATCACCGTCGGCCCCAAGGATTTCGACCCAACGGTCGAAATGGATGCGCTGCTCGCCGGCGATGGCGACGTGGGCGGCATCGCCTCCTTCCTGGGCATTGTCCGTCGTGGCCGGGCGCGGCCGATCGACGCGATGACGCTGGAGCATTATCCCGGCATGACGGAGCGCGCCATCGCTCGCATGGCGGCTGAGGCGGAGACCCGCTGGCCGCTGGACGGGTGCCGGATCATCCACCGCACCGGCCGCATTCCCGTCGGCGGCCGCATCGTGCTTGTGATGACGGCATCGCGACACCGGCAGGCGGCTTTGGAGTCTACGGCCTTCCTGATCGACTGGTTGAAGGTCGGCGCGCCCTTTTGGAAGCAGGAACATTTCGCCGAAGGCGCATCCCATTGGGTGGAGGCCCGTGGCGCGGATGACGCGGCGGCAGAGCGTTGGACGGCGCGCTAA
- a CDS encoding GNAT family N-acetyltransferase, producing MTDGPIGPAVDTTPRPLPVRQTVRGRTVVLEPLHPRHTDDLWAAAQGADDSWAYLSYGPFPTREAMALQVSAMAADHDPMLWAVRPVATGVVAGWMSLLDIQPRHAAVELGHIWLSPSLQKTETATEAMFLLLRLAAEDLGYRRLVWKCNALNAPSRRAAARLGFTFEGTLRSHMVVKGRLRDTAMFSIVAAEWPAARDALVAWLDPSNFDGTGSQKTSLAAFRPG from the coding sequence ATGACGGACGGACCGATCGGGCCGGCAGTGGACACCACACCGCGCCCCCTGCCCGTTCGCCAAACGGTGCGTGGACGCACGGTTGTGCTGGAACCGCTGCATCCACGCCACACGGACGATCTATGGGCAGCGGCCCAGGGCGCTGACGACAGTTGGGCCTATCTCTCCTATGGGCCTTTCCCAACGCGAGAGGCGATGGCCCTGCAAGTCTCGGCCATGGCCGCCGACCATGATCCCATGCTTTGGGCGGTTCGGCCTGTCGCCACCGGTGTGGTTGCCGGCTGGATGTCGCTTCTGGACATTCAGCCGCGCCATGCGGCGGTCGAACTCGGCCATATCTGGCTCTCTCCAAGCTTGCAGAAGACCGAGACCGCCACCGAGGCGATGTTCCTGCTCTTGCGCTTGGCGGCCGAAGACCTCGGCTACCGCCGGCTCGTCTGGAAGTGCAATGCGCTGAATGCGCCGTCTCGCCGCGCCGCCGCCCGGCTCGGCTTCACCTTTGAGGGCACGCTGCGGTCCCATATGGTTGTCAAAGGGCGCCTGCGCGACACCGCCATGTTCAGCATCGTCGCAGCGGAGTGGCCGGCCGCGCGGGATGCCCTGGTGGCTTGGCTGGATCCGAGCAACTTCGATGGGACGGGTTCGCAAAAGACGAGCCTCGCCGCGTTTCGCCCAGGATAG
- the moaD gene encoding molybdopterin converting factor subunit 1, with translation MQILYFAWVRERIGVAEERVDPPLDVRSVGALIVWLRARGTRYAEALADNARVRCAVNQEFASVEAAVQPGDEIAFFPPITGG, from the coding sequence ATGCAGATTCTGTATTTCGCCTGGGTTCGTGAGCGCATCGGCGTCGCGGAGGAACGGGTCGATCCGCCGTTGGACGTGCGTAGCGTCGGCGCCTTGATCGTCTGGCTGCGGGCGCGTGGCACGCGGTATGCCGAGGCGCTGGCCGACAATGCCCGCGTGCGTTGTGCGGTCAATCAGGAATTCGCCTCGGTCGAAGCGGCGGTCCAGCCCGGCGATGAAATCGCCTTCTTTCCCCCGATCACCGGCGGCTGA
- a CDS encoding 1,2-dihydroxy-3-keto-5-methylthiopentene dioxygenase produces MSRLTIYNDDAPDSAVLRAEDVDTITRELNAIGVRFERWESPVVLSPDDDAETILAAYRPYLDGLMGSSGAGSADVIKLTPDNPAGPTLRAKFINEHSHTEDEIRFFVHGSGNFILHLDGRIYDAHCTAGDLISVPANIRHWFDAGERPFFTALRVFTDTSGWVPHFTGDDISARFPAA; encoded by the coding sequence ATGAGCCGTCTCACAATCTATAATGACGACGCTCCTGATAGCGCCGTGCTCCGCGCCGAAGATGTGGACACGATCACGCGTGAGCTGAACGCCATCGGCGTGCGGTTCGAGCGTTGGGAATCGCCCGTTGTCCTGTCGCCGGATGACGACGCTGAGACGATCCTGGCAGCCTATCGCCCCTATCTCGATGGGCTGATGGGCAGTTCTGGTGCGGGTTCGGCCGATGTCATCAAGCTGACGCCCGACAATCCCGCGGGGCCGACATTGCGGGCGAAGTTCATCAACGAGCACAGCCATACCGAGGATGAGATCCGCTTCTTCGTCCATGGCTCCGGGAATTTCATTCTGCATCTCGATGGCCGCATCTATGACGCCCATTGCACCGCCGGAGACCTGATCAGCGTGCCCGCTAATATCCGCCATTGGTTTGATGCCGGGGAGCGGCCGTTCTTCACCGCGCTGCGCGTATTCACCGATACCTCCGGCTGGGTGCCGCATTTTACCGGCGACGACATCAGCGCCCGCTTCCCGGCCGCATGA
- the mtnC gene encoding acireductone synthase — protein sequence MIDALDPTDLVVTHPVEAILIDIEGTVTPISAIRDTLFPYARARLARFVAAHGTDPEVTQVLADTQALVPEADPVTTLLRWSDLDEKVTPLKTIQGLIWREGYAAGDLMATFYPDAPESLSFWKREGLPLYVYSSGSEEAQRGIFGHTKSGDLTPLFSGFFDTRIGPKRETASYEAIRTHIGMPAGFILFLSDIEAELDAAAAVGMRTCQIVREEDATVASLRHVTAGDLHEVSRLFTLPQLV from the coding sequence ATGATCGACGCTTTGGACCCGACCGATCTGGTGGTGACCCACCCGGTCGAGGCCATCCTGATCGACATCGAGGGCACGGTGACGCCGATCAGCGCCATCCGCGACACGCTGTTTCCTTATGCGCGTGCACGATTGGCGCGTTTCGTCGCCGCGCATGGGACGGATCCTGAGGTCACGCAGGTGCTTGCGGACACTCAGGCGCTGGTGCCCGAGGCCGATCCGGTCACGACACTGCTGCGCTGGAGCGATCTGGACGAGAAGGTCACGCCGCTCAAGACGATCCAGGGGCTGATCTGGCGCGAAGGCTATGCGGCGGGGGACCTGATGGCGACATTCTACCCCGATGCGCCGGAAAGCCTGTCTTTCTGGAAGCGGGAAGGGCTGCCGCTCTATGTCTATTCCTCCGGCTCGGAGGAGGCGCAGCGCGGCATCTTCGGCCATACCAAGTCAGGCGATCTGACGCCGCTCTTTTCGGGCTTCTTCGATACCCGCATCGGGCCGAAGCGGGAGACTGCGAGCTATGAGGCCATTCGCACGCACATCGGCATGCCGGCCGGCTTTATCCTGTTCCTGTCCGATATCGAGGCCGAGCTAGACGCGGCGGCGGCGGTGGGGATGCGGACGTGCCAGATCGTGCGCGAGGAAGATGCGACCGTGGCGTCCTTGCGCCATGTCACGGCCGGCGATCTGCACGAAGTTTCCCGGCTGTTCACGCTGCCCCAACTCGTCTGA
- a CDS encoding alpha-ketoglutarate-dependent dioxygenase AlkB, whose protein sequence is MVLFPGRADPDALAPLIAAIADLAPFRVMTTRSGGRLAAAMTSVGACGWVSDRRGYRYETLDPETGRAWPDMPLVFRRLAVETAAEAGFADFAPDACLINRYAVGAGMGLHQDRDEADLGQPVVSVSLGLPAVFLIGGADRTMRAAPLPVRSGDVLVFGGPARLLFHGIRPVKAGLDPVFGPFRYNLTFRKAR, encoded by the coding sequence ATGGTGCTGTTCCCGGGTCGCGCCGATCCGGACGCGCTTGCCCCCTTGATCGCCGCCATCGCCGATCTGGCCCCGTTCCGTGTCATGACAACGCGCAGCGGCGGACGGCTCGCGGCGGCGATGACCAGCGTGGGCGCCTGCGGCTGGGTCAGTGACCGGCGGGGGTATCGGTATGAGACGCTTGACCCCGAGACGGGACGTGCCTGGCCCGACATGCCGTTGGTCTTCCGGCGGCTCGCGGTCGAGACGGCGGCCGAGGCGGGCTTTGCCGATTTCGCGCCAGACGCGTGCCTGATCAACCGCTATGCCGTGGGCGCCGGCATGGGCCTGCACCAGGATCGGGATGAGGCGGACCTCGGCCAGCCGGTGGTGTCCGTGTCCCTGGGTCTGCCTGCGGTCTTTCTCATCGGCGGCGCCGACCGAACGATGCGCGCGGCACCGCTGCCGGTGCGGAGCGGCGATGTTCTGGTCTTCGGTGGCCCGGCGCGGCTGCTGTTTCATGGCATCCGGCCCGTCAAAGCCGGGCTTGATCCTGTGTTCGGGCCATTTCGCTACAACCTGACCTTCCGCAAGGCGCGATAG
- a CDS encoding methylthioribulose 1-phosphate dehydratase, with product MADRVMTAAAVATDVAAVSNDVARALVSAGRRMDLRGWVPATSGNLSARIGPDLMAITRSGVHKGFLAELDIIAVDFDGRPVDPAMRSSAETLLHCQIYRLWPSVGAVLHGHSIAATALTLALPRARTIQFQGYEIVKAWNGAGTHDADVPLPVIDNDQDMQRLAGRIAPMLEAGQAPIGYVLRGHGVYVWGPDVISTLNRMEALEFLLAAEIERRKLL from the coding sequence ATGGCCGATCGCGTCATGACTGCGGCAGCGGTGGCGACGGATGTCGCTGCCGTATCGAACGATGTCGCGCGCGCGCTCGTCTCCGCTGGTCGGCGTATGGATCTGCGGGGCTGGGTGCCGGCGACGAGCGGGAATCTGAGTGCGCGCATCGGGCCCGATCTGATGGCGATCACCCGCAGTGGCGTCCATAAAGGCTTCCTGGCCGAGCTCGACATCATCGCTGTGGATTTCGACGGCCGCCCTGTCGATCCGGCCATGCGATCGAGTGCAGAAACCCTGCTCCATTGCCAGATCTATCGGTTGTGGCCGTCCGTAGGCGCTGTCCTGCATGGCCATTCGATTGCGGCCACGGCGCTGACCTTGGCCTTGCCGCGGGCGCGCACGATCCAGTTCCAGGGCTATGAGATCGTCAAGGCCTGGAATGGCGCGGGCACGCATGATGCCGATGTGCCTTTGCCGGTCATCGACAATGACCAGGATATGCAGCGCCTGGCGGGCCGGATTGCGCCGATGCTGGAGGCCGGGCAGGCGCCGATCGGTTATGTTCTGCGCGGTCACGGCGTCTATGTCTGGGGACCGGACGTGATCTCGACCCTCAACCGCATGGAGGCCTTGGAATTTCTCCTGGCCGCCGAAATCGAGCGGAGGAAGCTCCTATGA
- a CDS encoding glycosyltransferase family 2 protein yields the protein MPDNSAPFIAARRDTPRDFAPGYRPQLAATAQTEQARLEPLLKRLVEERDQAIADRKADKTRHAAQLANAIATLEADLFAARDASRAAEAERDIILSSTAWLTTAPMRGIGATLPPSWRLRLRRILRSLYGWASVQGPRRLEARHARAAIAASALPPSEPAPPLETEYGRWIREHDTLTDSDRDAIRAHIGCFTHHPLISVIMPTYETPEDLLRQAIASVRAQLYPYWELCVADDASPSTAVVRILREAAAEDPRINWMRRDSHGHIAATTNAALSLTTGSFVALMDHDDLLPEQALYEVAAEIDAHPDVDLIYSDEDQIDGSGRRSAPYFKTDWNIDLLLGHNMISHLGVYRRSLLVQVGGIRGGALTGSQDYDLALRMAAASAPERIRHIPSVLYHWRRTADTATSFSDAQPERCIMAARRAVADYLGSQGLDAVTLLPAPSAKNWTRLRWPVPDPAPRVTLIMPIRDHPQLLARCAAGILHRTDYPDIALLIVDNDSTDPETVALLARLQAADTRVRVMRVPGPFNYSALNNAAVSRAQGDIIVLVNNDIDVIESGWLREMVSHAVRPDVGAVGAKLLYADGRIQHAGIVLGVGRHGDGPGVAGHFGHGAVGDAIGYFGQFALTREVAAVTGACLAMRRAVFEAVGGLDDTHLPVSFNDVDLCLRIRETGLRVIWTPFAELYHLESHSRGADLSPEQVTRAAGEAAYMRARWGPVLDRDPFYNPNFDHVDHQFRLATGPRREKRWHAYREASLE from the coding sequence ATGCCTGACAATTCGGCCCCCTTCATCGCTGCGCGGCGCGACACGCCTCGCGACTTCGCCCCCGGATATCGCCCGCAATTGGCGGCGACGGCGCAGACTGAGCAAGCACGGCTTGAACCCCTCCTGAAGCGCTTGGTGGAAGAACGCGACCAGGCGATCGCCGATCGCAAGGCGGATAAGACGCGTCACGCGGCGCAGCTGGCGAACGCGATCGCGACGCTTGAAGCCGATCTCTTCGCCGCGCGCGATGCAAGCCGGGCGGCCGAGGCGGAACGCGATATCATCCTGTCCTCGACGGCCTGGCTGACCACCGCGCCGATGCGCGGCATCGGGGCGACCCTGCCACCGTCATGGCGCCTCAGGCTGCGGCGTATCCTGCGCTCCCTCTATGGGTGGGCGAGCGTGCAGGGTCCTCGGCGACTGGAAGCGCGCCACGCCCGCGCCGCGATCGCGGCCTCGGCGCTTCCTCCGTCCGAACCGGCCCCGCCGCTGGAAACCGAGTATGGCCGTTGGATCCGCGAGCATGACACGCTGACGGACAGCGACCGTGATGCGATCCGCGCCCATATCGGGTGCTTTACCCATCATCCGTTGATCTCCGTGATCATGCCGACCTATGAGACGCCCGAAGACCTGTTGCGGCAGGCCATCGCCTCGGTCCGCGCACAGCTGTATCCCTATTGGGAACTCTGCGTCGCGGACGACGCCTCACCCTCGACGGCTGTCGTGCGGATACTGCGGGAGGCGGCCGCCGAGGACCCGCGCATCAACTGGATGCGGCGCGACAGCCACGGCCATATCGCGGCCACCACAAACGCCGCCTTGTCTCTAACGACGGGCAGCTTCGTGGCGCTGATGGACCATGACGACCTGCTGCCGGAACAGGCGCTTTACGAAGTCGCAGCCGAGATCGACGCACACCCCGATGTCGATCTCATCTACAGCGACGAGGATCAAATCGATGGCAGCGGGCGGCGGAGCGCGCCCTATTTCAAGACCGACTGGAATATAGACCTGCTGCTCGGCCATAATATGATCAGTCATCTTGGCGTCTATCGCCGGTCGTTGCTGGTGCAGGTTGGCGGTATTCGCGGCGGCGCCCTGACCGGCAGCCAGGATTACGATCTCGCCTTGCGGATGGCGGCGGCGAGTGCGCCGGAGCGTATTCGCCATATCCCTTCGGTGCTCTATCACTGGCGCCGCACGGCAGACACGGCCACGTCCTTCTCCGACGCGCAGCCCGAACGCTGTATCATGGCTGCGCGCCGGGCGGTCGCCGACTATCTCGGCAGCCAGGGCCTGGATGCCGTCACGCTGCTGCCAGCGCCATCGGCCAAGAATTGGACCCGCTTGCGCTGGCCGGTGCCCGATCCGGCGCCCCGCGTCACCCTGATCATGCCCATCCGTGATCATCCGCAGCTTCTGGCACGCTGTGCCGCCGGCATTCTGCACCGGACCGACTATCCCGATATCGCGCTGTTGATCGTCGACAATGACAGCACCGACCCGGAAACCGTCGCCCTTTTGGCAAGACTGCAAGCCGCCGACACACGGGTCCGCGTCATGCGCGTCCCCGGCCCGTTCAACTATTCCGCCCTCAACAACGCCGCCGTCTCCCGCGCGCAGGGCGACATCATCGTCCTGGTCAATAACGATATCGACGTGATCGAAAGCGGCTGGCTGCGGGAAATGGTTTCGCACGCAGTCCGGCCGGATGTCGGGGCTGTGGGCGCGAAGTTGCTGTACGCCGACGGACGTATCCAGCATGCGGGGATTGTCCTGGGCGTAGGTCGGCATGGGGATGGACCGGGCGTCGCCGGCCATTTCGGCCATGGCGCGGTGGGCGATGCGATCGGCTATTTCGGCCAGTTCGCCCTGACGCGAGAGGTGGCTGCCGTCACAGGCGCCTGCCTCGCCATGCGTCGCGCGGTCTTCGAGGCTGTCGGAGGCCTGGACGACACGCATCTGCCGGTCTCGTTCAACGATGTCGATCTATGCCTGCGCATTCGCGAGACGGGGCTACGGGTGATCTGGACGCCCTTCGCGGAACTCTATCATCTCGAATCGCATTCGCGGGGCGCGGATCTCAGCCCGGAGCAGGTCACGCGCGCGGCTGGTGAGGCCGCCTATATGCGCGCGCGATGGGGCCCTGTGCTCGACCGCGACCCGTTCTACAACCCGAACTTCGATCATGTGGATCATCAGTTCCGGCTGGCGACGGGGCCGCGCCGGGAAAAACGGTGGCATGCCTATCGTGAGGCGAGCCTTGAGTAG
- a CDS encoding GcrA family cell cycle regulator codes for MEWSDTTITELKGLWQEGHSTAEIGRRLGISKNAVVGKAHRLELSPRPSPIRRQEGGTVSPPPVPRANGPTLAPLPTRAPPAAPMHAPKPMAPPRRLAAVAAPVLRVSACCWPIGEPGKPSFHFCDAVAVHGKPYCTTHAALAYVKIRDRREDAA; via the coding sequence ATGGAGTGGAGCGACACGACGATCACGGAGCTCAAGGGGCTCTGGCAGGAAGGTCATTCGACGGCTGAAATCGGCCGGCGGCTCGGCATCTCAAAAAATGCGGTCGTCGGAAAAGCCCATCGGCTCGAACTTTCGCCGCGCCCATCACCCATCCGTCGGCAGGAAGGTGGCACGGTGTCGCCGCCACCCGTGCCGCGTGCCAATGGCCCAACGCTCGCGCCATTGCCGACCCGCGCCCCACCGGCCGCGCCGATGCATGCGCCCAAGCCGATGGCCCCGCCGCGACGGCTGGCCGCAGTCGCGGCCCCCGTGCTTCGGGTTTCGGCCTGCTGCTGGCCGATCGGTGAGCCCGGAAAACCGAGCTTTCATTTCTGCGACGCCGTCGCTGTGCATGGGAAGCCTTACTGCACCACCCATGCCGCCCTGGCTTATGTGAAGATCCGCGATCGCCGCGAAGACGCTGCCTGA